One genomic segment of Gasterosteus aculeatus chromosome 6, fGasAcu3.hap1.1, whole genome shotgun sequence includes these proteins:
- the LOC120820710 gene encoding ankyrin repeat domain-containing protein 1, with protein sequence MGLHSVEELVSGKRSEGKETDDFQGGVYEAAVNLEKRDDRRSHEVDAGLSEEADSGSEQEHVSVADLHTDKSGRLKLETVDDLFNILQLRKRRRERKAPVHKKQQPQPESVPETVDDQLFLTATTENKLPVVEKYLTDGGNPNAADHFQRTALHKASFKGHVEVMKRLLEAGASIGKKDKLEATAVHWACRGGSLPALQLLLDQGAKFTDRDKLHSTPLHVAVRTGHCECAEHLIHCGADVNAKDRDGDTPMHDAVRINRFKMIKLLMMYGASLKSKNCDGKTPLETLNSWQNGAKSLLCNFSQ encoded by the exons ATGGGACTGCACAGCGTGGAGGAACTG GTGTCCGGTAAGAGGTCAGAGGGCAAAGAGACAGACGACTTCCAAGGCGGCGTGTACGAGGCGGCTGTCAATCTAGAGAAGCGGGATGACCGGCGGTCCCACGAGGTGGACGCAGGTCTTTCAGAGGAGGCCGACAGCGGCAGCGAGCAGGAACACGTCAGTGTGGCAGATCTCCAC ACGGATAAAAGCGGCCGGCTGAAGTTGGAGACGGTGGACGACCTGTTCAACATCCTgcagctgaggaagaggagaagggagaggaagGCGCCCGTCCATAAGaaacagcagccgcagccggAGAGCGTG CCAGAGACTGTGGATGATCAGCTGTTTCTGACGGCAACCACGGAGAACAAACTGCCCGTGGTGGAGAAGTACCTGACCGATGGAGGGAACCCCAACGCAGCCGACCAC TTCCAGAGAACAGCTCTGCACAAAGCCTCATTCAAAGGACACGTGGAGGTCATGAAAAGACTCCTGGAAGCCGGAGCTTCCATCGGGAAAAAAGACAAG ctggAGGCCACAGCGGTCCACTGGGCCTGCAGAGGAGGCAGCCTGCCggccctgcagctcctcctcgacCAGGGAGCCAAGTTCACCGACAGAGACAAG TTGCACAGCACTCCCCTTCACGTCGCCGTGCGGACGGGACACTGCGAGTGCGCCGAGCACCTCATTCACTGCGGCGCCGACGTCAACGCCAAGGACAGG gacgGAGACACGCCCATGCACGACGCTGTGAGGATAAACCGGTTCAAGATGATCAAGCTGCTGATGATGTACGGGGCCAGCCTGAAAAGCAAGAACTGT GATGGAAAAACTCCACTGGAGACACTGAATTCGTGGCAGAACGGCGCCAAGAGCCTCCTGTGTAACTTCAGCCAGTAG